The Thermotoga sp. Ku-13t genomic sequence GCGCGATAAGATAGGTATCCCCGCGAGAGTTGTAGCCATCGAATACGATCCTAACAGAACTGCGAGAATCGCTTTGTTGCAGTACGCTGATGGAGAAAAAAGATACATCCTCGCACCGAATGGCTTGCAGGTCGGGGACACTGTGATGTCTGGTCCCGATGCAGAAATAAAGGTTGGAAATGCTTTACCGCTGGAAAAGATCCCACTCGGAACGATGATACACAATGTTGAGATCAGGCCTGGTTCGGGTGGAAAGATTGCGCGTTCTGCGGGTGTCGCATGCCAGTTGATGGCCAAAGAAGGCGAGTATGCTCTGCTGAGAATGCCTTCCGGAGAACTTCGAAAGATTCACATAAAGTGTTACGCCACGATCGGTGTCGTTGGTAACGAAGACCACAAAAACGAAGTGGATGGTAAAGCGGGCAGAGTGCGCTGGAAGGGTAGAAGACCGCACGTCAGAGGTATGGTCATGAATCCTGTAGACCACCCAATGGGTGGAGGTGAAGGTAGAGGTAAAGGTCAGCACCCTGTGACACCGTGGGGAGTGCCGTGCAAAGGATACAAGACCAGAAGAGGCAGACGACCATCGGACAAATTCATCGTTCGCAGACGCAACGAAGTCTGAAGGAGGTGTTCATGTGTCTCGATCTAAGAAGAAGGGTCCTTATGTTGATCCAAAACTTTTGAAAAAGATCAGGATGCTGAATGAAACAGGGGAAAAGAAAATAATAAAGACCTGGAGCAGGGCTTCGACAATCGTTCCGGAAATGGTCGGCCACACGATAGCCGTTCACAATGGCTTGAAGCATATTCCAATATACATTACAGAGAATATGGTCGGTCATAGACTGGGTGAGTTCGCACTCACGAGAAGGTTTGGAGGCCACGCTGATAAGAAAGCTGCCTCCAAGGGCCAGGTTAAATGAGGAGGGAACAACGCATGAACACTCAGAGCCAGATCAGAAGGCCAAAAAGATCTGTCCAGCACAGACAGAAGCAGGAAAGTGAAGCAAAAGAAGCACGCGCCGTTGCTCGCTATGTTAGGCTGTCTCCCAGAAAGGCCCGGTGTGTTGTGAACGCTATCAGAGGCAAGAGTGTGGATGAGGCGTTCCAGATTCTACAGATGTCTCCAAAAAAAGCCGCACGTATTGTTGAAAAAGTCCTGGCGTCGGCTGTGGCCAACGCTGAGAACAACGCCAAGCTCAGCAGAGAAAGCCTCTATGTTTCGCATTGCGTCGTTGATGATGGCCCAAGGATGAAGAGAATCTGGATACGTGGTAGAGGAAGAGCAGACATAATACAGAGGCGAATGTGCCATATCACTGTGGTAGTGAAGAGCAGAGACTGATATCTGGAGAGGTGATACGGTGGGTCAGAAAGTACATCCGAAAGGATTCAGACTGGGGATAACTTCAGAATGGCAAGCAAGATGGTTCAACGAGAAGAATTACGCGTTGTGGCTGAAAGAAGATGAAGAAATACGCAAACTGATCAAGGCAACTTACAATCAGGCAGGCATAAGCGAAGTTTTCATAGAGAGGCCTGACAACGAGACTGTAAACGTGATCATTAAAACTGCAAGGCCTGGAGTCATAATAGGAAAGAAAGGTGCCGAGATCGGCAAACTGAGAGAAGAATTGGAAAAGAAGCTGAACAGACGTGTCATTGTGAATGTGGAAGAAATAAAAACGCCCGAGCTCGATGCACAGCTTGTCGCTGAAAGCATTGCCACGAGGATAGAGAAAAGAGCTTCGCATAAGCGTGCAATGAAGAGGGCCATTTCGGACGCCATAAGAAAAGGCGCTTTGGGAATAAAGACAATGGTTTCGGGTCGTCTGGCTGGAGCAGAGATTGCAAGGCGTGAATGGTACCTCAGAGGAAGGCTGCCTCTCCAAAAGATTAAAGCGATCATAGATTATGGAACGGCCAGGGCCGAGACAAAGTACGGTACGATCGGCGTCAAAGTCTGGATTTACAAGGGTGATGCGCAGATTTGAAACAGGGAGGGAAAGAAGATGTTGATGCCAAAAAGGGTCAAATACAGAAAGCAGCAACGAGGACGTCTCAAAGGTGAAGCGAAATGTGGAACAACTGTCGCTTTTGGCGAATGGGGTTTGAAGGCACTCGCTCCTTCCTGGCTCACCGCTCAACAGATAGAGGCTGGTAGGATCGCAATCATGAGGGTTCTGAAAAAAGGTGGAAAACTCTGGATCAGAGTGTTTCCAGACAAGCCTTACACGAAAAAGCCAGCCGAGTCCAGGATGGGTAAAGGAAAGGGTAACGTTGAGGGCTGGGTTTGCCCGGTCAAGCCTGGAAAAATCATATACGAGATCGCGGGTGTGGATGAGCAAACAGCCAGGGAAGCCCTCGAATATGCTGCGTCCAAGTTACCGATACCTACGAAGATAGTCTCAAGGACCTCCTTCGGGGGTGAAGCAGTATGAAAGCGGCAGAAATCAGAAACTACAGCGACGAAGAATTGAAAAAGCTTTTGGAAGAAAAGAAAAGGCAGCTCATGGAGTTGAGATTTCAACATGCGATGGGCCAGCTGAGAAACACTTCTCTGATTGAAGAAACCAAAAGAGACATAGCGAGGATCAAAACAATACTCCGTGAACGAGAGCTCGGAATAAGGAGGTAATGAACGATGCCGAGAAAACGTTTGATAGGTGTTGTGGTCAGTGACAAGATGGATAAAACCGTGGTTGTGAAAGTTACAAGGAGGTTCGAACATCCCGTTTATAAAAAGCACATCGAGCGTTCGAAGAAGTACCATGCTCACGATGAGCACAATGAATGCAAGGTCGGAGACGTTGTACTCATAGAGGAAACGCGACCGTTGAGCAAGACGAAAAGATGGAGAGTTGTTGAGATACTCCAGCGAGCTTTTCAAGTTGAAAAAATGCCCGAGATTGAGGAGAGTGATCAGGCATGATCCAGACGGAAAGTTATCTCAACGTCGCGGACAACTCGGGTGCAAAGGTTTTAAGGGTCATAAGAGTCCTTGGAGGTCATCACAAGAAATACGGAACCGTGGGTGACATCGTTGTGTGTTCTGTCAGGGATGTCGTACCCAACACTGGTATTAAAAAAGGTGAGATCGTCAAAGCGGTGATAGTCCGAACAAGGAAACCCATAAGGAGACCCGATGGGAGTTATATAAGGTTTGACGACAACGCAGCAGTTCTGCTCGATAAATTCAATGAACCCAGAGGGACACGTGTCTTCGGACCGGTAGCCAGAGAGATTCGTGAGAAAGGTTACATGAAGATCATATCTCTGGCACCAGAGGTCCTCTGAGAGGTGAAAAGAAGATGCGAATAAAACGAGATGATCTGGTTCAAGTCATTTCAGGTAAGGACAAGGGTAAGAGAGGAAAAGTTCTCAAGGTAATACCGAAGGAGAACAAGGTCATAGTCCAGGGAGTCAACATAGTTAAGAAGCACCAGAGACCAATACCCCAGCTGAGGGAAGGAGGCATCATAGAAAGGGAAGCACCAATTTATGCTTGCAAAGTCATGGTTGTGTGTCCAAGCTGTGACAGACCAACGCGCGTCGGTATGAAATTCCTGGAGGACGGTACAAAGGTTAGATTCTGCAAAAAATGTGGCGAGATCATCGATAAGGTGTGAGGAGGAATCCAAAAATGGCACAGTATGTACCTTTGAAAGAAAGATATGAAAAGGAAGTAGTACCTATACTGATGAAAGAGTTTGGATACAAGAACATTCACCAGGTTCCAAGATTGGAAAAGATCGTTATAAACATGGGCATCGGTGAAGGTGCTCGAAACGCCGATCTACTCATGAAACACATGAACGAATTGGCGGCTATCGCCGGTCAAAAGCCCGTCATTACGAAAGCCAAGAAGAGCATTTCTAACTTCAAGATAAGAAAGGGCATGAACATAGGACTCAAGGTAACGCTTCGTGGCTTAAGGATGTGGAACTTTCTCTACAAACTCGCCAACATAGCCTTACCAAAAGTCAGGGACTTTCGAGGGTTGAACCCTGATTCTTTCGACGGTAGGGGTAACTACAGTTTTGGTCTGAGCGAACAATTCGTTTTTCCTGAAATAACCCCCGACCAGGCGACGAGAGTTCAGGGTATGGACATCACCATAGTCACAACGGCCAAGACCGACAGGGAAGCGAAGAGATTGTTGGAACTGCTCGGACTGCCTTTCAGAAAGTGAGGAGGAGATAAGGATGCCAAGAAAGGGATTGATAGAAAGATGGAAGAAACCAAAGAAATTCAAAGTTCGCGAATACACCAGGTGTGTCATGTGCGGAAGGGCCAAATCCGTTTACAGGGAATTCGGTCTGTGCAGGGTCTGCTTCAGGAAAATGGCGCTGGAAGGTAAGCTCCCGGGTGTCAGGAAGGCAAGTTGGTGAAGGGGAGGGAGAACAATGTGGAGTGATCCGATAGCCGATATGCTCACGCGAATCAGGAACGCCAACATCGTATTCAAAGAGTACGTCGACGTGCCAGCTTCGAATTTGAAGCGTGCGATCTGTGAAGTATTGAAACGTGAAGGTTTCATTCAGGACTACAAATACATCGAAGATGGTAAGCAAGGCATCCTGAGGATACACATGAAGTACAAGGGCCTTCGGAAAAACCGTGAAAGAGTGATCCACGGAATCGTGAGGGTCTCAAAACCTGGCAGGAGAATCTATGTTACGAAAGATGAGCTGCCGAAGGTTAAGAACGGGCTTGGTATAGCGATATTAACGACTTCAAAAGGCGTCTTAACCGACAAGGAAGCCAGGGA encodes the following:
- the rplB gene encoding 50S ribosomal protein L2; translated protein: MGLKKFKPITPGRRFMVIPDFSEITKEEPEKSLLVPIKKTGGRNHHGHTTVRFRGGGHKRRYRIIDFKRDKIGIPARVVAIEYDPNRTARIALLQYADGEKRYILAPNGLQVGDTVMSGPDAEIKVGNALPLEKIPLGTMIHNVEIRPGSGGKIARSAGVACQLMAKEGEYALLRMPSGELRKIHIKCYATIGVVGNEDHKNEVDGKAGRVRWKGRRPHVRGMVMNPVDHPMGGGEGRGKGQHPVTPWGVPCKGYKTRRGRRPSDKFIVRRRNEV
- the rpsS gene encoding 30S ribosomal protein S19; the protein is MSRSKKKGPYVDPKLLKKIRMLNETGEKKIIKTWSRASTIVPEMVGHTIAVHNGLKHIPIYITENMVGHRLGEFALTRRFGGHADKKAASKGQVK
- the rplV gene encoding 50S ribosomal protein L22, whose protein sequence is MNTQSQIRRPKRSVQHRQKQESEAKEARAVARYVRLSPRKARCVVNAIRGKSVDEAFQILQMSPKKAARIVEKVLASAVANAENNAKLSRESLYVSHCVVDDGPRMKRIWIRGRGRADIIQRRMCHITVVVKSRD
- the rpsC gene encoding 30S ribosomal protein S3, which translates into the protein MGQKVHPKGFRLGITSEWQARWFNEKNYALWLKEDEEIRKLIKATYNQAGISEVFIERPDNETVNVIIKTARPGVIIGKKGAEIGKLREELEKKLNRRVIVNVEEIKTPELDAQLVAESIATRIEKRASHKRAMKRAISDAIRKGALGIKTMVSGRLAGAEIARREWYLRGRLPLQKIKAIIDYGTARAETKYGTIGVKVWIYKGDAQI
- the rplP gene encoding 50S ribosomal protein L16; its protein translation is MLMPKRVKYRKQQRGRLKGEAKCGTTVAFGEWGLKALAPSWLTAQQIEAGRIAIMRVLKKGGKLWIRVFPDKPYTKKPAESRMGKGKGNVEGWVCPVKPGKIIYEIAGVDEQTAREALEYAASKLPIPTKIVSRTSFGGEAV
- the rpmC gene encoding 50S ribosomal protein L29, with product MKAAEIRNYSDEELKKLLEEKKRQLMELRFQHAMGQLRNTSLIEETKRDIARIKTILRERELGIRR
- the rpsQ gene encoding 30S ribosomal protein S17, whose protein sequence is MPRKRLIGVVVSDKMDKTVVVKVTRRFEHPVYKKHIERSKKYHAHDEHNECKVGDVVLIEETRPLSKTKRWRVVEILQRAFQVEKMPEIEESDQA
- the rplN gene encoding 50S ribosomal protein L14, with the translated sequence MIQTESYLNVADNSGAKVLRVIRVLGGHHKKYGTVGDIVVCSVRDVVPNTGIKKGEIVKAVIVRTRKPIRRPDGSYIRFDDNAAVLLDKFNEPRGTRVFGPVAREIREKGYMKIISLAPEVL
- the rplX gene encoding 50S ribosomal protein L24, translating into MRIKRDDLVQVISGKDKGKRGKVLKVIPKENKVIVQGVNIVKKHQRPIPQLREGGIIEREAPIYACKVMVVCPSCDRPTRVGMKFLEDGTKVRFCKKCGEIIDKV
- the rplE gene encoding 50S ribosomal protein L5 — protein: MAQYVPLKERYEKEVVPILMKEFGYKNIHQVPRLEKIVINMGIGEGARNADLLMKHMNELAAIAGQKPVITKAKKSISNFKIRKGMNIGLKVTLRGLRMWNFLYKLANIALPKVRDFRGLNPDSFDGRGNYSFGLSEQFVFPEITPDQATRVQGMDITIVTTAKTDREAKRLLELLGLPFRK
- a CDS encoding type Z 30S ribosomal protein S14, whose translation is MPRKGLIERWKKPKKFKVREYTRCVMCGRAKSVYREFGLCRVCFRKMALEGKLPGVRKASW
- the rpsH gene encoding 30S ribosomal protein S8; protein product: MWSDPIADMLTRIRNANIVFKEYVDVPASNLKRAICEVLKREGFIQDYKYIEDGKQGILRIHMKYKGLRKNRERVIHGIVRVSKPGRRIYVTKDELPKVKNGLGIAILTTSKGVLTDKEARELGVGGEVIAYIW